A single window of Ferrimonas balearica DSM 9799 DNA harbors:
- a CDS encoding Bor family protein produces the protein MKRITLAMIATLALTGCHTIHFDYQEPVVSNAAKSTDEWHHNVALALVEVSKPVDLAQNCGANGWASVKTETTFLNGLPVAVIPYLGLIWTPKTATVQCQ, from the coding sequence ATGAAGCGCATCACTCTGGCGATGATCGCCACCCTGGCGCTGACCGGCTGCCACACCATCCATTTCGATTATCAGGAACCGGTGGTCAGCAATGCGGCAAAGAGCACCGATGAGTGGCACCACAATGTGGCGTTGGCGTTGGTGGAGGTCAGCAAACCGGTGGACTTGGCGCAAAACTGTGGCGCCAATGGCTGGGCGTCGGTGAAGACCGAAACCACCTTCCTCAATGGCTTGCCTGTTGCGGTGATCCCCTACCTGGGGCTGATCTGGACGCCCAAAACGGCAACGGTGCAGTGCCAATAA
- a CDS encoding cysteine hydrolase family protein — MPALMIVDMQQDFVSPDGAACVAQALPSVPAIAAALAHARQQGWPVIHVVREHDPAGLNTEPFRKGRPVCVSGTWGAEIVPELTPIEGELVVVKTRFSAFYQTAMDEVLNSLNWPEIILCGTQLPNCLRATVHDAVNRDLPLSVLVEGCSAQNQAVADANLEDMANFGVNLLSLADCLALNDPN, encoded by the coding sequence ATGCCCGCATTGATGATTGTCGACATGCAACAAGATTTCGTTTCTCCGGACGGCGCCGCTTGCGTGGCGCAGGCTCTGCCCAGCGTACCGGCCATTGCCGCCGCCCTGGCCCATGCCCGCCAACAGGGCTGGCCGGTGATACACGTCGTCCGTGAACACGACCCGGCCGGCCTCAACACCGAACCCTTCCGTAAAGGCCGCCCGGTTTGTGTTTCAGGCACCTGGGGGGCGGAGATCGTGCCGGAACTGACGCCGATTGAGGGGGAGTTGGTAGTGGTTAAAACCCGCTTTAGCGCGTTTTATCAAACCGCCATGGATGAGGTGCTGAACAGCCTGAACTGGCCTGAAATCATTCTGTGTGGCACCCAGTTGCCCAACTGCCTGCGGGCCACCGTCCACGATGCGGTTAATCGTGACCTGCCGCTGTCGGTGTTGGTGGAGGGCTGTTCCGCCCAGAATCAGGCTGTGGCGGATGCCAACCTTGAGGATATGGCCAATTTTGGCGTTAACCTGCTTTCACTGGCAGACTGTCTGGCGCTGAACGATCCTAACTGA
- the bshA gene encoding N-acetyl-alpha-D-glucosaminyl L-malate synthase BshA gives MRIGILCHPSVGGSGLVATELAHGLAQAGHDVHVISSAQPFKLRQHQRHIHFHLVEGIHYPLFKDPLYTFALTAKIVEVVDQYQLDVVHAHYSIPHSLCAYLATEITRRPFPIVTTIHGTDVTVVGQDRPLYPLNRFSIDRSTVVTTVSAYQRGHIQRHFGLKTAIEVIHNFIDCDHFRPDQADPLLRRSLARDDQPIVMHASNFRPVKNTDTVLRSFARLSEKLDAKLVLLGSGPEMEAAQGRCHQLGIADRVVFVGQVQYVEQYLPLADCVLQPSYRESFCMVLLEAMACGVPTVSSNVDGIPEVVAEGETGFMAEPDDDKAQADAMLRVLSDPALQQRLGAAGRQRAKTRFATRHTIEQYLACYRRAIATLADNGA, from the coding sequence ATGAGAATCGGCATACTCTGCCACCCCAGCGTGGGAGGTTCTGGGTTGGTGGCGACGGAGCTTGCCCACGGACTGGCGCAGGCGGGCCACGACGTGCACGTTATCTCCAGTGCGCAGCCCTTCAAGTTGCGCCAACACCAACGGCACATCCACTTCCACCTGGTGGAAGGGATCCACTACCCCCTGTTTAAGGACCCACTCTATACCTTCGCCCTGACCGCCAAAATTGTCGAAGTGGTCGACCAATACCAGCTCGATGTGGTGCACGCCCACTACTCCATCCCCCACTCTCTGTGCGCCTACCTTGCCACCGAAATCACCCGCCGCCCCTTCCCCATCGTCACCACCATCCACGGTACTGACGTCACCGTGGTGGGGCAGGACCGGCCACTCTATCCGCTCAACCGTTTCAGCATCGACCGCAGCACCGTCGTCACCACGGTCTCGGCCTACCAGCGCGGCCATATCCAACGCCATTTCGGCCTCAAAACCGCCATCGAGGTGATTCACAACTTTATCGATTGCGACCACTTCCGGCCCGACCAGGCTGACCCGCTGCTGCGCCGCAGCCTGGCCCGGGACGACCAACCCATCGTCATGCACGCGTCCAACTTCCGGCCGGTCAAAAACACCGATACGGTGCTGCGCAGCTTCGCCCGCCTGAGCGAAAAGCTCGACGCCAAACTTGTTTTGCTGGGCAGCGGCCCGGAGATGGAGGCGGCACAGGGTCGTTGCCACCAGCTCGGCATCGCCGACCGGGTGGTGTTTGTCGGCCAGGTTCAGTATGTCGAACAGTACCTGCCACTGGCCGATTGCGTGTTGCAGCCCAGCTACCGGGAATCGTTCTGCATGGTGCTGCTGGAAGCGATGGCCTGTGGTGTGCCCACCGTCAGCAGCAATGTGGACGGCATCCCTGAAGTGGTGGCGGAAGGCGAAACCGGCTTTATGGCCGAGCCGGATGATGACAAAGCCCAGGCTGACGCCATGCTTCGCGTGCTGAGCGACCCCGCGCTGCAGCAACGTCTCGGCGCCGCCGGACGCCAGCGGGCCAAAACCCGCTTTGCGACCCGCCACACCATTGAGCAATACCTGGCCTGCTACCGGCGGGCCATCGCCACGCTCGCCGATAACGGAGCTTAA
- a CDS encoding sugar transporter, with protein MLQRLTAWGPVILLALSAFVFNTSEFVPVGLLAALGESFNMTAVAIGPMLTVYAAVVALASLPAVLLFARFERRDLLLGLMGLFVVSHVVTAWAPSYPILLSGRIGIALSHALFWAITPAMVVRLAPQGQGAKALGLLATGTVLALVLGIPLGRIVGQLLGWRITFALIGGVTLLLMLGLWRGLPRLPAERGGSWRSLPGLLRNRALMWLYGLTTVLVTAHYAVYTYLEPLLQQHFGYAPGVTTLMLLVFGGSGLAGSVLFGRYQARYARPLLALAVAVVGLCMGLLPLAGGQLWLLAGLCVVWGAAMMLMGLSLQAKGLKLAPDATDVAMAIYSGLFNVGIGSGALFGSILAARYGVIHNGPVAAGLILFAMVPLLGLFRARRQLPMDGAAA; from the coding sequence ATGCTGCAGCGCCTGACAGCGTGGGGGCCGGTGATCCTGCTGGCCCTCAGCGCCTTTGTGTTTAATACCTCTGAGTTTGTCCCGGTGGGCCTGCTTGCGGCGCTGGGTGAGAGCTTCAATATGACCGCGGTGGCCATCGGCCCAATGCTGACGGTCTATGCTGCGGTGGTGGCGTTGGCCTCACTGCCGGCGGTGCTGCTGTTTGCCCGTTTTGAGCGGCGCGACCTGTTGTTGGGCCTGATGGGCCTGTTTGTCGTCAGTCATGTGGTGACGGCCTGGGCACCGAGTTACCCCATTTTGCTTTCCGGTCGCATCGGCATCGCGCTGTCCCATGCGCTGTTCTGGGCCATCACCCCGGCCATGGTGGTGCGGCTGGCCCCGCAGGGGCAGGGCGCCAAGGCGCTGGGCCTGTTGGCCACCGGTACGGTACTGGCACTGGTGCTGGGCATCCCGTTGGGGCGGATTGTGGGCCAGTTGCTGGGCTGGCGCATCACCTTTGCCCTGATCGGCGGCGTCACCCTGTTGTTGATGCTGGGCCTCTGGCGGGGTTTGCCACGTCTGCCGGCGGAGCGCGGTGGCAGCTGGCGCAGCTTGCCCGGTCTGCTGCGTAACCGTGCACTGATGTGGCTGTACGGCCTGACCACCGTGCTGGTCACCGCCCACTACGCCGTTTACACCTACCTGGAGCCGCTGTTGCAACAGCACTTTGGCTACGCCCCTGGCGTCACCACCCTGATGCTGCTGGTGTTTGGCGGCTCCGGCCTGGCCGGCAGCGTCCTGTTCGGCCGCTATCAGGCCCGTTATGCCCGCCCGTTGCTGGCGTTGGCCGTCGCGGTGGTGGGGCTGTGCATGGGTCTGCTGCCGCTGGCGGGCGGTCAGCTCTGGCTGCTGGCCGGGCTGTGTGTGGTCTGGGGTGCGGCGATGATGCTGATGGGCCTGTCCCTGCAAGCTAAGGGGCTGAAGCTGGCGCCGGACGCCACCGATGTGGCGATGGCCATCTATTCCGGCCTGTTTAATGTGGGCATCGGCAGTGGTGCCCTGTTCGGCAGCATCCTGGCGGCGCGCTACGGCGTGATCCACAACGGCCCGGTGGCGGCGGGGCTTATCCTGTTTGCCATGGTGCCGTTGCTGGGGCTGTTCCGGGCCCGTCGCCAGCTGCCGATGGACGGTGCTGCTGCCTGA
- a CDS encoding efflux RND transporter periplasmic adaptor subunit, whose translation MRTTITAGVVLVAVLVAGIWYKEEGKSAKLAQSRPNNPPTVIATTVVSEPVRWEVEALGTVRARESVILTAKVTESVQKVHFEDGQLVEQSQLLVTLRDAEQQAKLRAAQANLTEHQREFNRIEGLVRSKTIASNELDKIVTDIDIARAQLAQYQAELDARYVRAPFSGVLGFRQISPGALVTPGTAIATLDDLAVVKLDFTVPERFLSQLTPGKPVEGLAAAFPDERFKGTVVSVDSRINPQTRAVVVRAEVDNRDLRLRPGMLMTLKLIAEERQGLVVPEESIIPLQREQFIYVVNVDNVVEQRKVVLGLRSRGQVEIIDGVMDGERVITRGIQKVRPGQTVEVRADERFTHLEAS comes from the coding sequence ATGAGAACAACAATCACCGCAGGAGTGGTGCTGGTCGCGGTGCTGGTTGCCGGCATCTGGTACAAGGAAGAGGGCAAGAGCGCCAAGCTGGCCCAATCCCGCCCCAATAATCCCCCTACCGTTATTGCCACTACCGTCGTTAGTGAACCGGTGCGCTGGGAAGTGGAAGCGCTGGGCACCGTCCGTGCCCGCGAGTCCGTTATCCTCACCGCCAAAGTGACGGAAAGTGTGCAGAAGGTGCACTTCGAGGATGGCCAACTGGTGGAGCAATCCCAGCTGTTGGTGACGCTGCGCGACGCCGAACAGCAGGCCAAACTGCGTGCGGCCCAGGCCAACCTCACTGAGCATCAGCGCGAATTCAACCGCATCGAGGGTTTGGTTCGCAGCAAAACCATCGCCAGCAACGAGCTGGATAAGATTGTCACCGACATCGACATCGCCCGGGCCCAGCTGGCTCAGTATCAGGCCGAGCTGGATGCCCGCTACGTGCGGGCGCCGTTCTCCGGCGTGCTGGGTTTCCGCCAGATCAGCCCGGGTGCTCTGGTGACGCCGGGCACCGCCATCGCCACCCTGGATGATCTGGCGGTGGTGAAGCTCGATTTCACCGTACCGGAACGCTTCCTGTCGCAACTGACCCCGGGCAAGCCTGTTGAGGGGCTGGCTGCCGCGTTCCCGGACGAGCGCTTTAAGGGCACCGTGGTCAGCGTCGACAGCCGCATCAATCCGCAAACCCGCGCTGTTGTCGTGCGTGCTGAGGTGGACAATCGCGACCTCAGGCTGCGTCCTGGCATGCTGATGACCCTCAAGTTGATTGCCGAGGAACGCCAGGGACTGGTGGTGCCGGAGGAGTCGATCATCCCGCTGCAGCGCGAGCAGTTTATCTACGTGGTCAATGTCGACAACGTGGTGGAGCAGCGCAAAGTGGTGCTTGGCCTGCGCAGCCGTGGCCAGGTTGAGATCATCGACGGCGTGATGGATGGTGAGCGGGTAATCACCCGTGGCATTCAGAAGGTTCGCCCGGGCCAGACCGTTGAGGTTCGTGCTGACGAGCGCTTTACCCACCTGGAGGCCAGCTGA
- a CDS encoding Bor family protein: MKKTMIMGAVLIGLTGCSTVTIKPDPTVVVNKTPSYEDSRHFFFWGLAGEERVNVSEVCEGQPAQMQSQQTFLDGLFGGLTLGIYAPHSVKVWCQDTVINKEGV, from the coding sequence ATGAAGAAAACCATGATTATGGGGGCGGTGCTGATTGGCCTGACCGGCTGCTCTACGGTCACCATCAAGCCCGATCCGACGGTGGTGGTGAACAAAACCCCCAGCTACGAGGACTCACGCCACTTCTTTTTTTGGGGCCTGGCTGGTGAAGAGCGGGTCAATGTCAGTGAGGTCTGTGAAGGCCAGCCGGCACAGATGCAGAGCCAGCAAACCTTTCTCGATGGCCTGTTTGGCGGCCTGACCCTGGGGATCTACGCCCCGCATTCCGTGAAAGTCTGGTGTCAGGACACGGTGATCAACAAGGAGGGCGTATGA
- a CDS encoding DUF2897 family protein yields MEKWELWLLIALVIGVILSNLMVLKHTANMKLPPFLGRKGKLKSDEDDSKKSDNAPSDYDKDDWGKQDWKKDEWDKDDWK; encoded by the coding sequence ATGGAAAAATGGGAACTGTGGTTGCTGATCGCCCTGGTGATTGGCGTGATCCTGAGCAACCTGATGGTGTTGAAGCATACCGCCAATATGAAGCTGCCGCCGTTTCTTGGCCGAAAGGGCAAGCTCAAGTCCGATGAGGACGACAGCAAGAAATCCGACAACGCGCCGTCCGATTATGACAAGGACGACTGGGGCAAACAGGACTGGAAAAAAGATGAGTGGGATAAGGACGACTGGAAGTAA
- a CDS encoding efflux RND transporter permease subunit: MVLTDLSVKRPVLASVISLLLIAFGLVAFDKLPLREYPNIDPPVVDISTSYRGASAAVVETKITRVIEDRVAGVEGIRNISSTSRDGRSSVTLEFNVGRDIDAAANDVRDRISRVLDNLPEEADPPEVQKASGSSEVIMWLNLVSDRMDTLQLTDYARRYLVDRFSVIDGVANVRVGGGKVYAVRVWVDRQKLASRGLTVTDIEDALRADNVELPAGSIESQSRLFSVRVQRSFIHPDDFAKLVIGSGPDGYLIRLADVAQVELDTEEERIAFRGNLQDMIGLGVTRQSTANTLEVAEQVHQLVDELNKSLPAGMEIKRSYDSSVFIQASIDEVYRTLFIAMALVVVVIYLFLGSVRAMLIPAVTVPVSLIGTFIVLYALGFSINLLTLLAMILAIGMVVDDAIVMLENIHSRIEQGEPPLKAAFLGARQVGFAIVATTAVLVAVFLPIGFLEGDLGKLFREFSIAMSAAVILSSVVALSLSPMMGSKLLKPVENEPWLVRKIDAGVEWLKGIYRRALEAWIQRPVLVVVILIGALGGSGWLFSKLPSEFAPKEDRGSMFLIVNGPQGATYEFMKPYMDEIEHRLMPLVEAGEIKRLLIRAPRGFGRTEDFSGGMAIIVLEDWAERRSAFEIIGDIRGRLSDLAGVRAFPVMRQAFGRGVGKPVQFVIGGGSYEELAQWRDLLMAEAANNPALVGLDHDYKETKPQLRVVIDRERAGDLGVSIRAIGRTLESMLGSRLVTTFEQRGEEYDVIIEGQRDRQNTAADLASLYVRSSRSGELIPLSSLVSVEEYADAPRLNRYNRVRAITLEANLADGYTLGEALNYLNGLVAELLPADVVVSYKGASQDHQESGGSVAFVFALALVVVFLVLAAQFESYIHPLVIMLTVPLATFGALLGLYFTDQSLNIYSQIGIIMLIGLAAKNGILIVEFANQLRDRGVPFEQAIIDAAAARLRPILMTGITTAAGAVPLVLASGAGAETRFVIGVVVLSGILLATFFTLLVIPVVYGLLARHTNSPEFVTRQLEQQLADDNTVLMKRRSSQRPTGT, from the coding sequence ATGGTGTTAACCGACCTATCGGTAAAACGCCCGGTTCTGGCCTCGGTGATCAGCCTGCTGCTGATCGCCTTTGGCCTGGTGGCGTTCGACAAATTGCCGCTGCGGGAGTACCCCAACATCGACCCGCCGGTGGTGGACATCAGCACCAGCTATCGTGGCGCCTCGGCTGCGGTGGTGGAAACCAAGATCACCCGGGTGATTGAGGACCGCGTTGCCGGTGTGGAAGGGATCCGAAACATCTCCTCCACCAGCCGGGATGGCCGCTCCTCCGTGACCCTGGAGTTCAACGTTGGCCGCGACATTGATGCCGCCGCCAACGACGTCCGCGACCGCATCTCGCGGGTGCTGGACAACCTGCCGGAAGAAGCGGATCCGCCGGAGGTGCAGAAGGCGTCCGGCAGCTCCGAAGTGATCATGTGGCTGAACCTGGTGTCCGACCGCATGGACACCCTGCAACTGACCGATTACGCCCGCCGCTACCTGGTTGATCGCTTCAGCGTCATCGACGGGGTGGCCAACGTACGGGTCGGCGGCGGCAAGGTGTACGCCGTGCGGGTCTGGGTCGACCGCCAGAAACTGGCGTCCCGCGGCCTCACCGTCACCGACATTGAAGATGCCCTGCGTGCCGATAACGTAGAACTGCCCGCCGGTTCCATCGAATCGCAAAGCCGCCTGTTCTCGGTGCGGGTGCAGCGCAGCTTTATCCACCCGGATGACTTCGCCAAGCTGGTGATTGGCAGCGGCCCCGATGGCTACCTGATCCGTCTTGCCGATGTGGCCCAGGTGGAGCTGGATACCGAAGAGGAGCGCATCGCGTTTCGGGGCAACCTGCAGGACATGATCGGCCTCGGTGTGACCCGCCAGTCCACCGCCAACACCCTGGAGGTGGCGGAGCAGGTTCACCAACTGGTGGATGAACTGAACAAGAGCCTGCCGGCGGGGATGGAGATCAAGCGCTCCTACGACTCCTCGGTGTTTATTCAGGCCTCCATCGACGAGGTATACCGCACTCTGTTTATCGCCATGGCCCTGGTGGTGGTGGTGATCTACCTGTTCTTGGGCAGCGTGCGGGCGATGCTGATCCCGGCGGTGACGGTGCCGGTCTCACTGATTGGCACCTTTATTGTGCTTTACGCGCTGGGCTTCTCCATCAACCTGCTGACCCTGCTGGCAATGATCCTGGCCATCGGCATGGTGGTGGATGACGCCATCGTGATGCTGGAGAACATCCACAGTCGCATCGAACAGGGCGAGCCGCCGCTTAAAGCCGCTTTCCTCGGCGCGCGCCAGGTGGGCTTTGCCATCGTCGCCACCACCGCCGTACTGGTGGCGGTGTTCCTGCCGATCGGTTTCCTCGAAGGGGATCTGGGCAAGCTGTTCCGGGAGTTCTCCATCGCCATGAGTGCGGCGGTGATCCTCTCCTCCGTCGTGGCGCTGAGCCTCAGCCCGATGATGGGCTCCAAGTTGCTTAAGCCGGTGGAGAATGAGCCCTGGCTGGTTCGCAAGATTGATGCGGGCGTGGAGTGGCTCAAGGGGATCTATCGCCGGGCCCTTGAGGCCTGGATTCAGCGCCCGGTTCTGGTGGTGGTGATTCTGATCGGTGCCCTGGGCGGCAGCGGTTGGCTGTTCTCCAAGCTGCCATCGGAGTTTGCACCGAAAGAGGATCGCGGCTCCATGTTCCTGATCGTCAATGGTCCGCAGGGCGCCACGTACGAGTTTATGAAGCCCTATATGGACGAGATCGAGCACCGCCTGATGCCGCTGGTGGAGGCGGGTGAGATCAAGCGTCTGCTGATTCGGGCTCCGCGCGGCTTCGGCCGTACCGAGGACTTCTCCGGCGGCATGGCCATCATCGTGCTGGAGGACTGGGCCGAGCGGCGCAGCGCCTTTGAGATCATCGGTGATATCCGTGGCCGCCTGTCGGACCTGGCCGGGGTGCGGGCTTTCCCGGTGATGCGTCAGGCCTTTGGGCGCGGCGTTGGCAAGCCGGTGCAGTTCGTGATTGGTGGCGGCAGCTATGAAGAGCTGGCGCAGTGGCGTGACCTGTTGATGGCCGAGGCGGCCAACAACCCGGCCCTGGTTGGGTTGGATCACGACTACAAAGAGACCAAGCCCCAGCTGCGGGTGGTGATTGACCGCGAGCGTGCCGGTGACCTGGGCGTCTCCATCCGCGCCATCGGCCGCACGCTGGAGTCGATGTTGGGTTCCCGCTTGGTGACCACCTTTGAGCAGCGCGGTGAAGAGTACGACGTGATCATCGAAGGGCAGCGTGACCGCCAGAATACCGCGGCAGACCTTGCCAGCCTCTATGTCCGATCCAGCCGCAGCGGTGAGCTGATCCCGCTCTCCAGCCTGGTCAGCGTTGAGGAGTACGCCGATGCGCCGCGCCTCAACCGCTACAACCGGGTTCGGGCCATCACGCTGGAGGCCAACCTGGCCGACGGCTATACCCTGGGGGAAGCGCTGAACTACCTCAATGGGCTGGTGGCCGAACTGCTGCCCGCCGACGTGGTGGTGAGCTACAAAGGCGCGTCTCAGGATCATCAGGAGTCCGGTGGCTCGGTGGCGTTCGTCTTTGCCCTGGCGCTGGTGGTGGTGTTCCTGGTGCTGGCGGCCCAGTTTGAAAGCTATATCCACCCACTGGTGATCATGCTGACGGTGCCGCTGGCCACCTTTGGTGCCTTGCTGGGTCTCTACTTCACCGATCAGAGCCTCAATATCTACTCGCAGATCGGCATCATCATGCTGATCGGCCTGGCGGCCAAAAACGGCATCCTGATTGTTGAGTTTGCCAACCAGCTGCGGGACCGGGGCGTGCCGTTTGAGCAGGCGATCATCGATGCGGCAGCGGCCCGTCTGCGCCCGATCCTGATGACGGGCATCACCACCGCCGCCGGCGCGGTACCGCTGGTACTGGCATCCGGCGCCGGGGCAGAAACCCGCTTCGTCATCGGTGTGGTGGTGCTCAGTGGCATCCTGTTGGCCACCTTCTTCACCCTTTTGGTGATCCCGGTGGTGTATGGCCTGCTGGCCCGCCACACCAACAGCCCGGAGTTCGTAACCCGACAGCTCGAGCAGCAGCTGGCTGACGACAATACCGTGCTGATGAAGCGGCGATCATCGCAGCGTCCCACCGGAACCTGA
- a CDS encoding cation:dicarboxylate symporter family transporter translates to MSQTATAQAEAPKKKPMSMSTLVLLSFAAGIAAGLFFGEMLAWMSIIGDAFVKLLQMTIIPYIMVSLISSLGHLSYQQARSLALNVGKLMLVIWVFGLGLMYLIKFTFPSWQAGDFFSLSVLQDPAPVNLLDLYIPANPFFSMSNSYIPAIVLFCVATGIALIGIEDKSALIKPMQLLGEAFNRVTGYIVKLMPLGIFAMTAATAGTMEIEEFQRLQVYFAAHVVMTVILTYWLLPALVAVMTPFSYRDLTLIARDALITAFAAGNIFIVLPLLIEHTKALFHKYNIGSDDTDDYANVIIPVVFSFPNLGKLLTIVFVLFAAWFAGAELDFATYLPMAINGLISLFGSVYLTVPMLLDSLQLPSDLFQLYMVSSLFTSRFTSLLAAMNLFILAVGGTAMLAGHAKLNPRRLLLYAGATPVVLGGILLGTALLLEKVVDTDYVMDDVVANMTSAESLPEDVRNFVPRVLPPTSAPRGLDAIRESGVLRVGYNPLQVPFSFYNADNRLVGLDVEMMNKLAGEIGVDLAFIPYASDTVLDALNRGRFDVVISGLQMTTRRIQYVGFTNPVLTLHYAFVVKDHRADEFATDEMVRRAGPLTVASVGDYSIIPLIEKRFSNIRFERIESDRQFFEDDGERWDALLISLEAGKAWTMLYPEYTTLYNRKEIKSFPVAYVVAKENIELRLFLNSWLELQQSSGYVDSLYNYWILGQNAQPKKPRWSVIKDVLGWVKEKP, encoded by the coding sequence ATGAGCCAGACCGCTACCGCCCAAGCTGAGGCACCGAAAAAGAAACCGATGAGCATGTCCACGCTGGTGTTGCTCTCGTTTGCTGCCGGCATCGCCGCGGGCCTGTTCTTCGGCGAGATGCTCGCCTGGATGTCCATCATCGGCGACGCCTTCGTCAAACTGCTGCAGATGACCATCATCCCCTACATCATGGTGTCGCTGATCTCCAGTTTGGGCCACCTTTCCTACCAGCAGGCCCGCAGCCTGGCGCTCAATGTGGGCAAGCTGATGCTGGTGATCTGGGTGTTTGGCCTGGGACTGATGTACCTGATCAAATTCACCTTCCCCAGTTGGCAGGCTGGCGACTTCTTCAGCCTGTCGGTGTTGCAGGACCCCGCCCCGGTTAACCTGCTGGACCTCTATATCCCCGCCAACCCGTTCTTCTCCATGTCGAACAGCTACATCCCCGCCATCGTGCTGTTCTGTGTGGCCACCGGCATTGCCCTGATCGGCATCGAGGACAAAAGCGCCCTGATCAAACCGATGCAGCTGTTGGGGGAAGCCTTTAACCGGGTCACGGGCTACATCGTCAAGCTGATGCCGCTGGGGATCTTCGCCATGACAGCCGCCACCGCAGGCACCATGGAGATTGAGGAGTTCCAGCGCCTGCAGGTCTACTTTGCCGCCCACGTGGTGATGACCGTGATCCTCACCTACTGGCTGCTGCCCGCGCTGGTGGCGGTGATGACCCCGTTCTCCTACCGCGACCTGACCCTGATCGCCCGGGACGCCCTGATCACCGCTTTTGCCGCCGGCAACATCTTTATCGTGCTGCCCCTGCTGATTGAGCACACCAAGGCGCTGTTCCACAAATACAACATCGGCAGTGACGATACCGACGACTACGCCAATGTGATCATCCCGGTGGTGTTCAGTTTCCCCAACCTGGGCAAGCTGCTGACCATCGTCTTTGTGCTGTTTGCCGCCTGGTTTGCCGGCGCGGAGCTGGATTTCGCCACCTACCTGCCGATGGCGATCAACGGCCTGATCAGTCTGTTTGGCAGCGTCTACCTGACGGTCCCCATGTTGCTGGACAGCCTGCAGCTGCCCTCTGACCTGTTCCAGCTCTATATGGTGTCCAGCCTGTTTACCAGTCGGTTTACCTCGCTGCTGGCCGCCATGAACCTGTTTATCCTGGCGGTCGGCGGCACCGCCATGCTGGCTGGCCACGCCAAACTCAATCCCCGCCGCCTGCTGCTCTACGCCGGTGCCACTCCGGTGGTGCTGGGTGGCATCTTGTTGGGCACGGCCCTGTTGCTGGAGAAGGTGGTTGATACCGACTACGTGATGGACGACGTGGTGGCCAATATGACCTCGGCCGAATCCCTGCCGGAGGATGTCCGCAACTTTGTGCCCCGGGTACTGCCGCCAACGTCGGCGCCCCGCGGTTTGGATGCCATTCGCGAAAGTGGGGTACTGAGGGTGGGCTACAACCCCCTGCAGGTGCCGTTCTCCTTCTACAATGCGGACAATCGGCTGGTGGGGCTGGACGTGGAGATGATGAACAAACTGGCGGGGGAGATTGGCGTTGACCTCGCTTTCATCCCCTACGCCTCCGATACGGTACTGGATGCCCTTAACCGGGGCCGCTTCGATGTGGTGATCTCCGGATTGCAGATGACCACCCGCCGGATCCAATATGTGGGCTTTACCAATCCGGTGCTGACCCTGCATTACGCCTTTGTGGTGAAAGACCACCGCGCCGACGAATTTGCCACCGATGAGATGGTCCGCCGTGCCGGCCCGCTGACCGTGGCCTCGGTTGGCGACTACAGCATCATCCCGCTCATCGAAAAACGGTTCTCCAACATCCGCTTTGAGCGCATCGAATCCGACCGCCAGTTCTTCGAAGATGACGGCGAGCGTTGGGATGCGCTGTTGATCAGCCTGGAAGCGGGCAAAGCCTGGACCATGCTCTACCCCGAGTACACCACCCTCTATAACCGAAAAGAGATTAAGTCGTTCCCGGTGGCCTACGTGGTGGCCAAGGAGAACATCGAACTGCGGCTGTTCCTCAACTCCTGGCTCGAGCTGCAACAGTCGTCAGGCTATGTGGATTCGCTATACAACTACTGGATTCTGGGCCAGAACGCGCAACCGAAAAAGCCACGCTGGTCGGTAATCAAAGATGTACTGGGGTGGGTCAAGGAGAAGCCCTGA
- a CDS encoding outer membrane beta-barrel protein → MKKLTAAVMMTGLFSLPAMANDVDYFVGFGMGYQQDTIKGDVRKDSDDLYYEGRVGAILSDHHRVMGTYSYKEDSFNRDDTRYKHEQHLFLASYDYLMPLTNDGRLNAFAGISMGGVGNKLQGKNSNDFTWGGQAGLQYNLTSNWSAELRYQYLDMDYDKMGLTVEDSQRVGLAIDYRF, encoded by the coding sequence ATGAAAAAGCTTACTGCTGCGGTAATGATGACCGGTCTTTTCAGCCTGCCTGCCATGGCCAATGACGTCGACTACTTTGTTGGTTTCGGTATGGGCTACCAGCAGGACACCATCAAAGGTGACGTTCGAAAGGACAGCGATGATCTCTACTACGAGGGCCGGGTTGGCGCCATCCTGTCTGACCACCACCGGGTGATGGGCACCTACAGCTACAAAGAGGACAGCTTCAACCGGGACGACACCCGCTACAAGCACGAGCAGCACCTGTTCCTGGCCTCTTACGATTACCTGATGCCGTTGACCAATGATGGCCGTCTCAACGCCTTTGCCGGTATCTCCATGGGGGGCGTAGGCAACAAACTTCAGGGTAAGAACAGCAACGATTTCACCTGGGGTGGCCAGGCGGGTCTGCAATACAACCTGACCAGCAACTGGAGTGCAGAGCTGCGTTATCAGTATCTGGACATGGATTACGACAAGATGGGCCTGACCGTGGAAGACAGCCAGCGGGTTGGCTTGGCGATCGACTACCGATTCTGA